The Pyrus communis chromosome 5, drPyrComm1.1, whole genome shotgun sequence region CCTCCCACCACTATGCAAGCTTTTGCTACTCCAAACACCAAGATCTCATTCATCCAGGTCGCATACACGCACAAAGTACATCATAAGAAAATTAATCTAAACTAAGTATGGTAAGGAGAGGGAGGAAAATGAAGCTTATGAATAGCAGAACAAGCAAAAGaatacacaaaaacaaaaagtttccTACAAAATATTGAGGAGTTGAGAATCCAGTCTCTGCTGCAACTCTTTGATTTTCAGTGAGAACTCTGCTTTTTGCTCCTTGTAGCTTTGTAGCAAGTATTCCTTTCCTTCTATCACCTCCTTCAATTCTCCTACTTCCCTCTTCAGCATCTCAATCCTCTCTCCATCCCCTCTTCCTCTTTCGGTTGCATCAAAGTTGCTTTCCCCATCAGGAAATCCATTCACATGACCATTTCTTTCTTCAGGTTGCCAAATAGTGACCTGGGGTGATCTGTCAATGGGGCTCACATGTCCCACGCAGTGATCAGCGATTGCCTTCCTAAGCCTTTGGATTTCTCTCTCCGAATCAAAAAAGTCCCTGTTTGCTGAATCAAGTTGTGACTGTAGATTGGTAGAATGTGCCAGCTGCGCATTCAGCGAACTCTGCAGCTCTTGAATCTGATCCTGCATCTCTAAGATCATGTCATCTCTTCTCTTCAGTTGTTGCCTCAGTTTTTGTATGACTTCCCGCTTAATGAAGATGTCAGACCCAGATTCTGAAACACACGGAGAATCTGAGCAGTTTGAATAGTGGAGGAATGGCTTTGGAGGCAACTCAAGGTGATCCGGAGAAGATGCCCAGACAAAGCCATTCTCCTTGTTAAATTCAGGGGCTGGAACCATGACTAAAGGCAGGGCACCATCAGATTCAGTCAGCATCTGGTCATTGGGCAGGCACTTCATCTCCATCATGCCCTCAGTTCCTATTTCAAACCCATTACATATATGAAACAACCGAATTATTATAATGGGCTGTCAAATAATATATCACGCTATTGCTCATCAAGCAATAAGGGTGAACTGCAAATAAATTGCAACAAACATAATGCAATTCTAATGAAACTCAACTAGCATCAATCCAAACATAACGCAATTCCATACAGTTCTTCAGCCTCACTCTTCGGAAAGAGTCCAATTGTTGTTATTCTCAACAAAGCCCAGTTAGATTAAGGTGTAGCATTAAAAACTGAACACCGAgtttctcattctcttctttttcaatATGGTTGTATCTCACAATATATCAGACAAGCTTTCACACCCAAAGGAGAACCATGCAAATGAAGGTGTAATCAACCACTGGCCAAAACTAATTTTGAATCCTGAACAGAAACTACTTGTTTAAACCTCAGAAATTCCAAGCCAAGAATTTACTACTCCACACCTGACAT contains the following coding sequences:
- the LOC137734848 gene encoding uncharacterized protein isoform X4; translation: MSERGSGKSSDPRKSAGCRVHSNVYSLTQQNDGGCFNCMSGTEGMMEMKCLPNDQMLTESDGALPLVMVPAPEFNKENGFVWASSPDHLELPPKPFLHYSNCSDSPCVSESGSDIFIKREVIQKLRQQLKRRDDMILEMQDQIQELQSSLNAQLAHSTNLQSQLDSANRDFFDSEREIQRLRKAIADHCVGHVSPIDRSPQVTIWQPEERNGHVNGFPDGESNFDATERGRGDGERIEMLKREVGELKEVIEGKEYLLQSYKEQKAEFSLKIKELQQRLDSQLLNIL
- the LOC137734848 gene encoding uncharacterized protein isoform X2, encoding MSEREFYPPTPLAFKMKPKTTAVPRAQRSKPFQGDGPNWVLIAGGALLSTLSIRLGYKLKQALDTKPQENARSGKSSDPRKSAGCRVHSNVYSLTQQNDGGCFNCMSGTEGMMEMKCLPNDQMLTESDGALPLVMVPAPEFNKENGFVWASSPDHLELPPKPFLHYSNCSDSPCVSESGSDIFIKREVIQKLRQQLKRRDDMILEMQDQIQELQSSLNAQLAHSTNLQSQLDSANRDFFDSEREIQRLRKAIADHCVGHVSPIDRSPQVTIWQPEERNGHVNGFPDGESNFDATERGRGDGERIEMLKREVGELKEVIEGKEYLLQSYKEQKAEFSLKIKELQQRLDSQLLNIL
- the LOC137734848 gene encoding uncharacterized protein isoform X1, coding for MSEREFYPPTPLAFKMKPKTTAVPRAQRSKPFQGDGPNWVLIAGGALLSTLSIRLGYKLKQALDTKPQENASNGSGKSSDPRKSAGCRVHSNVYSLTQQNDGGCFNCMSGTEGMMEMKCLPNDQMLTESDGALPLVMVPAPEFNKENGFVWASSPDHLELPPKPFLHYSNCSDSPCVSESGSDIFIKREVIQKLRQQLKRRDDMILEMQDQIQELQSSLNAQLAHSTNLQSQLDSANRDFFDSEREIQRLRKAIADHCVGHVSPIDRSPQVTIWQPEERNGHVNGFPDGESNFDATERGRGDGERIEMLKREVGELKEVIEGKEYLLQSYKEQKAEFSLKIKELQQRLDSQLLNIL
- the LOC137734848 gene encoding uncharacterized protein isoform X3; this translates as MKPKTTAVPRAQRSKPFQGDGPNWVLIAGGALLSTLSIRLGYKLKQALDTKPQENASNGSGKSSDPRKSAGCRVHSNVYSLTQQNDGGCFNCMSGTEGMMEMKCLPNDQMLTESDGALPLVMVPAPEFNKENGFVWASSPDHLELPPKPFLHYSNCSDSPCVSESGSDIFIKREVIQKLRQQLKRRDDMILEMQDQIQELQSSLNAQLAHSTNLQSQLDSANRDFFDSEREIQRLRKAIADHCVGHVSPIDRSPQVTIWQPEERNGHVNGFPDGESNFDATERGRGDGERIEMLKREVGELKEVIEGKEYLLQSYKEQKAEFSLKIKELQQRLDSQLLNIL